Proteins encoded together in one Hylaeus volcanicus isolate JK05 chromosome 3, UHH_iyHylVolc1.0_haploid, whole genome shotgun sequence window:
- the LOC128874065 gene encoding spectrin beta chain isoform X1 translates to MTTDISVVRGVWDPTLQQEIVDEYEYDGGNSSSRLFERSRIKALAGERELVQKKTFQKWVNSHLVRCSCRIGDLYVDLRDGKMLIKLLEILSGERLPRPTKGKMRIHCLENVDKALQFLREQRVHLENMGSHDIVDGNPRLSLGLIWTIILRFQIQDITIEETDNQETKSAKDALLLWCQMKTAGYHNVNVRNFTTSWRDGLAFNAIIHKHRPDLIQFDKLSKSNAIYNLNNAFNVAEDKLGLTKLLDAEDIFVDHPDEKSIITYVVTYYHYFSKMKQETVQGKRIGKVVGIAMENDRMIHEYESLTSDLLRWIEGTIEALGDRRFANSLVGVQSQLSQFSNYRTVEKPPKFVEKGNLEVLLFTLQSKMRANNQKPYTPKEGKMIADINKAWERLEKAEHERELALREELIRQEKLEQLAARFNRKASMRETWLSENQRLVSQDNFGFDLAAVEAAAKKHEAIETDIFAYEERVQAVMAVSQELEAENYHDIERINARKDNVLRLWNYLIELLHARRMRLELSLQLQQNFQEMLYILDSMEEIKIRLLTDDYGKHLMGVEDLLQKHSLVEADINVLGERVKAVVQQSQRFLEHGEGYRPCDPTIIVERVQQLEDAYAELVRLAVERRARLEESRKLWQFYWDMADEENWIKEKEQIVSTGDIGHDLTTINLLLSKHKALENEIQSHEPQLMSVAAVGDELVRQQHFGSDRIQERLEEILGMWNHLLDLAAFRRKRLEEAVDYHQLFADADDIDIWMLDTLRLVSSEDVGRDEANVQSLLKKHKDVTDELKNYATTIDQLHQQASGLGEQDAKSSEVLERLASIDSRYKELMELAKLRKQRLLDALSLYKLFSESDGVEQWIGEKNRMLETMVPAKDIEDVEIMKHRYNGFEKEMYANASRVAVVNQLARQLLHVEHPNSEQIVARQNELNQKWAELRDKAENKRDELNSAHGVQTFHIECRETVSWIEDKKRILQQTDSLEMDLTGVMTLQRRLSGMERDLAAIQAKLDALEMEAQNIQQQNLEDPEMIRERITQIHTIWEQLTQMLKERDAKLEEAGDLHRFLRDLDHFQTWLTKTQTDVASEDTPTTLADAEKLLTQHQNIKEEIDNYTDDYQKMMEYGERLTSEAGDGDTQYMFLRERLNALKMGWEELHQMWYNRQILLSNSLNLQVFDRDARQAEVLLSQQEHILAKDETPTNFEQAEHMIKRHEAFMTTMDANDEKINSVVQFAGRLVDEGHFAADKVKKKAENINDRRRINREKANQYMEKLKDQLQLQMFLQDCEELGEWVQEKHITAQDETYRSAKTVHSKWTRHQAFEAEIASNKDRLQQLQQAAEELIKQKPDLAEIIKPKVAELADQFEELETTTHDKGERLFDANREVLIHQTCDDIDSWMNELEKQIESTDTGSDLASVNILMQKQQMIETQMAVKARQVTELDKQAEHLQRTVPDDKMEEIKCKKEKVAQRFAQLKAPLIDRQRHLEKKKEAFQFRRDVEDEKLWIAEKMPQATSTEYGNSLFNVHMLKKKNQSLRTEIENHEPRINLVCNNGQKLIDEEHEDSPEFRKLISELTEKWKELKDAVDDRNKHLLQNEKAQQYFFDATEAESWMSEQELYMMVEDRGKDEISAQNLMKKHESLEHAVEDYAETIRQLGETARQLINDQHPLADQIAVKQSQVDKLYAGLKDLAGERRAKLDEALQLFMLNREVDDLEQWIAERELVAGSHELGQDYDHVTLLWERFKEFARDTEAIGSERVAAVNGIADSLIAAGHSDAATIAEWKDGLNEVWQDLLELIETRTQMLQASRELHKFFHDCKDVLGRILEKQNAMSDDLGRDAGSVSALQRKHGNFMQDLSTLQSQVSQIQEESAKLQASYAGDKAREITNREGEVVASWNNLQSLCDERRAKLEDTGDLFRFFNMVRTLMIWMDDVVRQMNTSEKPRDVAGVELLMNNHQSLKAEIDAREDNLMACINLGKDLLARNHYASTQIKEKLAALTDHRNALLHRWEERWENLQLILEVYQFARDAAVAEAWLIAQEPYLMSQELGHTIDEVENLIKKHEAFEKSAAAQEERFSALHRLTTFELKELKRREQEREEEEKRKKEEAAAAEAARLAKATPVTSPDEPPSERAEADGVTSGERPAGEDESHVAHRKASTRTPQPQDKPKEVHAQKPARLSMRGEATPSATSSPMKSAQGLSSPTTPKGGSGSESGTLRRKERSRSKSPFRSFRWRKSAKSPSLDRSGVSDDERSISEQRSPTDDEFEGVLQRKHEWESTTKKASNRSWHKVYMVVRGQSLCVYTDQKSYKAAPDQSYKGESPLDLRGATITVANDYTKKKHVFRVKSQSGSDFLFQAKDDAEMNEWVTMLNQAAQGASGASTSRAHTLPAPTQAETKRRSFFTLKKN, encoded by the exons ATGACGACCGACATCTCGGTGGTGCGAGGGGTTTGGGACCCCACGTTACAACAAGAGATTGTCGATGAGTACGAATACGACGGGGGAAACTCGAGCTCGAGACTTTTCGAACGTTCACGGATCAAGGCGTTAGCTG GTGAACGTGAATTGGTACAAAAAAAGACTTTCCAGAAATGGGTAAACTCCCATTTGGTTCGGTGTTCATGCCGAATCGGCGATTTGTACGTCGATCTCCGAGACGGGAAGATGCTTATAAAGCTGTTGGAAATTCTGTCCGGGGAACGCTTGCCGCGACcaacgaaaggaaaaatgCGAATTCATTGTTTGGAAAACGTGGATAAAGCCCTGCAATTCTTGCGCGAGCAAAGGGTACATCTGGAGAACATGGGATCTCACGACATAGTCGATGGAAATCCTCGTTTGAGCTTGGGTCTCATCTGGACCATTATTCTCCGTTTCCAAATTCAGGATATCACTATCGAGGAAACGGACAATCAGGAAACGAAATCGGCGAAAGACGCTTTGCTTCTTTGGTGTCAGATGAAGACAGCCGGGTACCACAACGTGAACGTACGGAACTTTACCACGTCCTGGCGCGATGGCTTGGCTTTCAACGCGATCATTCACAAACATCGTCCCGACTTGATTCAGTTCGACAAGCTCTCGAAATCGAACGCCATTTACAATTTGAACAACGCGTTCAACGTGGCCGAGGATAAGCTCGGTCTCACGAAACTTCTCGATGCCGAGGATATATTCGTCGATCATCCGGACGAGAAATCGATCATCACCTACGTGGTAACGTACTATCATTActtctcgaaaatgaaacAGGAAACTGTTCAAGGTAAAAGGATAGGCAAAGTAGTCGGCATCGCGATGGAGAACGACCGCATGATACACGAATACGAAAGCTTGACTAGCGACTTGTTGCGCTGGATCGAGGGCACTATAGAGGCTCTGGGCGACCGTAGATTCGCCAATTCGCTGGTCGGCGTTCAATCGCAGCTTTCACAGTTCTCGAATTATCGTACCGTGGAAAAGCCGCCCAAGTTCGTCGAGAAAGGTAATCTCGAGGTGCTACTGTTTACTCTGCAGTCCAAGATGCGAGCGAACAATCAAAAGCCGTATACACCGAAGGAGGGCAAGATGATCGCGGACATTAACAAAGCATGGGAGAGGCTGGAGAAGGCCGAGCACGAGCGAGAGTTGGCTCTGCGCGAGGAATTGATCCGTCAGGAGAAGTTGGAGCAATTGGCAGCGAGGTTCAATCGAAAAGCCAGCATGCGAGAGACTTGGCTGTCCGAGAATCAACGGTTGGTCTCGCAAGATAATTTCGGTTTCGATCTTGCCGCGGTCGAGGCCGCGGCCAAGAAACACGAAGCCATCGAAACCGACATCTTCGCGTACGAGGAACGAGTTCAAGCGGTGATGGCTGTTTCGCAAGAACTCGAAGCCGAAAACTATCACGATATCGAGCGTATCAACGCGCGCAAGGATAACGTTCTGAGATTGTGGAATTATCTGATAGAATTGCTTCACGCTAGGAGAATGAGATTGGAATTGTCTTTGCAGTTACAACAGAACTTCCAGGAGATGCTGTACATCCTTGACAGCATGGAAGAGATAAAGATACGCTTGCTAACCGATGATTACGGAAAGCACTTGATGGGCGTGGAAGATCTTCTACAGAAGCATTCTCTCGTGGAAGCTGACATCAACGTTTTAGGGGAAAGAGTGAAAGCTGTCGTTCAGCAGAGTCAAAGGTTTTTGGAACACGGGGAAGGTTATCGGCCGTGTGACCCAACCATCATCGTCGAGCGCGTGCAGCAACTCGAAGACGCGTATGCCGAACTGGTCCGTTTGGCCGTTGAACGTCGAGCTAGGTTGGAGGAGTCTCGTAAACTTTGGCAGTTCTACTGGGACATGGCAGACGAGGAGAATTGGATAAAGGAGAAGGAACAAATTGTATCGACGGGAGATATTGGCCACGATCTGACGACTATAAACTTATTGCTGTCGAAACATAAAGCTTTGGAAAACGAAATCCAATCGCACGAACCGCAATTGATGTCCGTGGCCGCTGTTGGAGACGAGCTGGTTCGCCAGCAACACTTTGGCTCCGACCGCATCCAAGAAAGACTTGAAGAGATTCTGGGAATGTGGAATCATCTTCTAGATTTGGCTGCGTTCAGAAGAAAGCGTTTGGAGGAAGCTGTCGACTACCATCAATTGTTCGCAGATGCCGATGACATCGATATTTGGATGCTGGATACCCTGCGACTGGTTTCATCGGAAGACGTCGGTAGAGACGAAGCCAATGTTCAGTCGTTGTTGAAGAAGCACAAAGACGTCACGGACGAGCTTAAGAACTATGCTACCACCATCGATCAGCTTCATCAACAAGCGTCGGGGCTTGGGGAGCAAGACGCCAAGTCATCGGAAGTACTGGAGAGACTCGCTTCCATAGACTCGCGATACAAAGAACTGATGGAGCTGGCCAAGCTGCGCAAGCAAAGACTGTTGGATGCGTTGTCTTTGTATAAGCTGTTTAGCGAATCAGACGGAGTCGAGCAATGGATTGGTGAGAAAAATCGTATGTTGGAAACGATGGTTCCTGCCAAGGACATCGAAGACGTCGAGATCATGAAGCATCGGTACAACGGCTTCGAGAAAGAAATGTACGCGAATGCCTCGCGAGTTGCCGTCGTGAATCAACTGGCGAGACAATTGTTGCACGTCGAACATCCAAATTCCGAGCAAATAGTCGCTCGTCAGAACGAGCTGAACCAGAAGTGGGCCGAATTAAGGGACAAGGCGGAGAATAAACGCGACGAGCTGAATTCCGCTCACGGTGTTCAGACTTTCCACATCGAATGTCGCGAAACTGTTTCCTGGATCGAAGACAAGAAACGTATCCTCCAGCAAACCGATAGTCTCGAGATGGACTTGACCGGTGTTATGACTCTGCAGCGTCGACTGAGCGGAATGGAACGCGACTTGGCAGCTATACAGGCTAAATTGGATGCTTTGGAAATGGAGGCTCAAAACATTCAGCAGCAAAACTTGGAAGATCCAGAGATGATTCGCGAGAGAATTACGCAGATCCATACGATTTGGGAGCAGTTAACTCAGATGTTGAAAGAACGCGATGCCAAGTTAGAGGAAGCGGGTGATTTGCACAGATTCTTGAGAGACCTCGATCACTTCCAGACCTGGCTGACCAAGACGCAAACGGACGTTGCCAGCGAGGACACTCCGACCACCTTGGCCGATGCCGAGAAACTATTAACGCAGCATCAGAACATCAAGGAAGAAATCGACAACTACACCGATGATTATCAGAAGATGATGGAGTACGGCGAGAGGTTGACCAGCGAGGCGGGTGACGGTGATACACAGTACATGTTCCTGAGAGAAAGATTGAACGCTTTGAAAATGGGTTGGGAGGAATTGCATCAAATGTGGTACAATCGGCAAATCTTGTTGTCGAACTCGTTGAATCTACAGGTCTTCGATCGCGACGCTCGCCAGGCAGAGGTGCTTTTGTCTCAGCAAGAACACATTCTCGCCAAGGACGAAACGCCAACCAATTTCGAACAGGCGGAGCATATGATCAAGCGTCACGAGGCCTTTATGACGACGATGGATGCGAACGATGAGAAAATCAACTCTGTCGTGCAATTCGCCGGAAGACTTGTCGACGAGGGTCACTTCGCGGCTGACAAAGTCAAAAAGAAGGCAGAGAACATCAACGATCGTCGCCGTATCAATCGCGAGAAGGCCAATCAGTATATGGAGAAGCTGAAAGATCAACTGCAATTGCAAATGTTCTTGCAGGACTGCGAAGAATTGGGCGAGTGGGTGCAGGAGAAGCATATCACGGCCCAGGATGAAACTTATAGAAGCGCGAAAACCGTGCACAGTAAATGGACGAGACATCAAGCCTTCGAGGCGGAGATCGCGAGCAACAAGGACCGTCTGCAGCAGTTGCAACAGGCCGccgaagaattaattaaacagaaacCGGATTTGGCCGAGATCATCAAACCCAAGGTGGCCGAATTGGCCGATCAGTTCGAGGAACTTGAAACCACCACTCACGATAAAGGAGAACGTCTGTTCGATGCCAATCGGGAGGTTCTCATACACCAGACTTGCGACGACATCGATTCTTGGATGAACGAGCTGGAGAAACAGATCGAGAGTACCGACACTGGTTCCGACTTGGCATCCGTCAACATCTTGATGCAGAAACAACAAATGATCGAGACGCAAATGGCGGTAAAGGCGCGACAGGTGACAGAGCTCGATAAACAGGCAGAACATTTGCAACGTACCGTTCCCGATGATAAGATGGAAGAGATTAAATGCAAGAAGGAGAAGGTCGCGCAGAGATTCGCTCAATTGAAGGCGCCTCTGATCGATCGCCAGCGTCATCtcgagaagaagaaggaggcGTTCCAATTTAGGCGCGACGTGGAGGATGAGAAACTCTGGATCGCTGAGAAGATGCCGCAGGCTACCAGTACGGAGTACGGGAACTCTTTGTTCAACGTGCATAtgttgaaaaagaagaacCAGTCTCTCCGCACGGAAATCGAGAATCACGAGCCTAGGATCAACTTGGTATGCAATAATGGACAGAAACTGATCGACGAGGAACACGAAGACAGCCCCGAGTTCCGAAAACTTATATCCGAGTTGACCGAAAAATGGAAGGAGTTGAAGGATGCCGTGGACGATAGAAACAAGCATCTGCTTCAAAACGAGAAGGCTCAGCAGTACTTCTTCGACGCAACCGAGGCCGAGTCCTGGATGAGCGAACAAGAACTGTACATGATGGTGGAAGATCGTGGCAAGGACGAAATTTCTGCTCAGAATCTGATGAAGAAACACGAATCGTTGGAGCACGCCGTTGAAGACTACGCGGAGACGATCCGTCAGCTGGGAGAAACGGCCAGGCAGCTTATCAACGATCAGCATCCTTTGGCTGATCAGATTGCCGTTAAACAGTCACAGGTGGATAAGTTGTACGCCGGATTGAAAGATCTGGCTGGCGAACGACGAGCCAAGTTGGACGAGGCGCTTCAGCTGTTCATGCTTAACAGAGAGGTGGATGATCTGGAACAATGGATCGCGGAGAGAGAATTGGTCGCGGGAAGCCACGAGTTGGGCCAGGATTATGATCACGTGACGCTCTTGTGGGAGAGATTCAAAGAGTTCGCTCGAGACACGGAAGCGATAGGCTCCGAGAGAGTTGCAGCGGTGAATGGCATCGCAGATTCGTTGATCGCAGCTGGCCATTCCGACGCAGCGACTATCGCCGAATGGAAGGATGGCTTGAACGAGGTCTGGCAAGACTTGCTCGAGCTGATCGAGACGCGTACGCAAATGCTGCAAGCTAGCCGCGAGCTGCACAAGTTCTTCCACGATTGTAAGGATGTGCTGGGCAGAATTCTGGAAAAACAAAACGCCATGTCCGACGATCTTGGTCGCGACGCTGGCTCTGTGTCTGCTCTTCAACGAAAGCACGGTAATTTCATGCAAGATCTGTCCACGCTGCAGAGTCAAGTATCGCAGATCCAGGAGGAATCTGCTAAGCTGCAAGCAAGCTACGCCGGCGACAAGGCCAGGGAGATAACAAACCGCGAGGGAGAAGTTGTGGCTTCGTGGAACAATCTCCAGTCGCTCTGCGACGAAAGAAGAGCGAAATTAGAGGACACCGGCGATCTATTCCGCTTCTTCAACATGGTCAGAACTCTAATGATCTGGATGGATGACGTCGTGCGTCAAATGAACACCTCTGAGAAGCCTCGTGACGTCGCTGGTGTCGAGCTTCTGATGAACAATCATCAGAGTTTGAAGGCTGAGATCGACGCCAGAGAGGACAACTTAATGGCGTGTATTAATCTAGGAAAGGACTTATTAGCTAGGAACCATTATGCCAGTACTCAAATCAAGGAAAAATTGGCAGCTCTCACTGATCATAGAAACGCATTGCTGCATAGATGGGAAGAACGTTGGGAGAACTTGCAGCTCA TTCTGGAAGTCTATCAATTCGCCAGGGATGCCGCGGTCGCTGAGGCATGGCTAATTGCTCAAGAACCATATCTTATGAGCCAAGAACTTGGT CACACGATCGATGAAGTTGAGAATCTAATTAAGAAACATGAAGCATTCGAAAAGTCGGCAGCTGCACAAGAGGAAAGGTTCAGTGCCTTGCATCGACTCACCACG TTTGAGTTGAAAGAGTTGAAGAGAAGAGAACAGGAGcgagaggaagaagagaaacgtAAGAAAGAAGAAGCAGCAGCAGCCGAGGCAGCTCGATTAGCTAAAGCAACGCCGGTAACTAGTCCAGATGAACCGCCCAGTGAAAG aGCCGAAGCTGATGGTGTAACTAGTGGAGAACGTCCTGCCGGCGAAGACGAATCACATG TGGCACATCGCAAGGCTTCTACACGTACACCACAGCCTCAAGATAAACCGAAGGAAG TGCATGCTCAGAAACCTGCACGTCTATCTATGCGAGGAGAAGCAACACCATCCGCTACTTCCTCACCCATGAAATCTGCACAAGGTCTATCCAGTCCAACAA CTCCAAAAGGTGGAAGCGGTTCCGAGTCTGGTACTTTAAGACGTAAGGAACGTAGTCGCAGCAAGTCGCCATTCAGAAGTTTCCGCTGGAGAAAATCTGCCAAGTCGCCGAGTTTAGATCGCAGTGGCGTGAGTGACGATGAACGCAGCATTTCCG AGCAACGAAGTCCTACCGATGACGAATTCGAAGGCGTGTTGCAAAGAAAACACGAATGGGAGAGCACAACAAAGAAGGCGTCCAATCGGTCCTGGCACAAGGTGTACATGGTTGTTCGTGGCCAAAGTTTGTGCGTATATACGGACCAAAAATCGTACAAAGCAGCTCCTGATCAATCGTACAAGGGAGAAAGTCCTCTCGATCTGAGAGGTGCAACTATTACCGTAGCGAACGATTACACCAAGAAGAAACACGTCTTCCGAGTAAA ATCGCAAAGCGGATCCGACTTCCTGTTCCAGGCCAAAGACGATGCTGAGATGAACGAATGGGTTACAATGCTGAATCAAGCAGCACAGGGTGCATCAGGTGCAAGTACGTCCAGGGCACATACTTTGCCCGCGCCCACACAAGCCGAAACCAAGCGGCGTAGCTTCTTCACTCTCAAGAAAAA CTAA